One Campylobacter concisus DNA window includes the following coding sequences:
- a CDS encoding M16 family metallopeptidase: MIKFNKFKLDNELEIYHVPVNLGSKVISVDVFYKVGSRNEVMGKSGIAHMLEHLNFKSTKNLRAGEFDEIVKGFGGVNNASTGFDYTHYFIKASNENLDKTLGLFAELMKNLSLKDKEFQPEREVVHEERRWRTDNNPMGYLYFRLYNHAFIYHPYHWTPIGFIKDIENWKIADIKEFHATYYQPKNAILMISGDIGKDEAFKLAKKNFSGIKNKRAIPKLHCKEPEQDGARRAIIYKDSQTQMLAIAYKIPDFRHADQVGLNAISEYLATGKSSILQQRLVDELMLVNQIYAYNMSCVDENLFIFLAVCNPDVEAIAVETEILKIIDDLKRKPIDKEDVLRVKNLIKTDFIYSFESASKVANLYGSYLARGDIKPLYELEKNIDKIDAKLLKEIANRYFNEKTSTTIILKKE, encoded by the coding sequence TTGATAAAATTTAATAAATTTAAACTAGACAACGAACTTGAAATTTATCACGTGCCGGTAAATCTTGGTTCAAAAGTGATAAGCGTCGATGTTTTTTACAAAGTTGGCTCTAGAAACGAAGTGATGGGCAAAAGTGGCATCGCTCACATGCTAGAGCATCTAAATTTCAAATCAACCAAAAACTTACGCGCAGGCGAGTTTGACGAGATCGTAAAAGGCTTTGGCGGCGTAAATAACGCAAGCACTGGCTTTGACTACACTCACTACTTTATAAAAGCCTCAAATGAAAATTTAGACAAAACGCTAGGCCTTTTTGCCGAGCTTATGAAAAATTTAAGCCTAAAAGATAAAGAATTTCAGCCAGAGCGCGAGGTGGTGCACGAAGAGCGCAGGTGGCGAACAGACAACAACCCTATGGGATACCTCTACTTTAGGCTCTACAACCACGCATTTATCTACCACCCGTACCACTGGACACCGATAGGCTTCATAAAAGATATCGAAAACTGGAAGATCGCTGATATAAAAGAATTTCACGCTACATATTATCAGCCAAAAAACGCCATTTTGATGATAAGCGGCGACATCGGCAAAGACGAAGCATTTAAGCTAGCTAAGAAAAACTTTAGCGGCATAAAAAACAAAAGAGCTATCCCAAAACTACACTGCAAAGAGCCTGAACAAGACGGCGCGAGAAGAGCTATCATCTACAAAGATAGCCAAACGCAAATGCTAGCTATCGCATATAAAATTCCAGACTTCAGACACGCTGATCAAGTGGGGCTAAATGCGATAAGCGAATACCTAGCCACTGGCAAAAGCTCAATTTTACAGCAGCGCCTTGTCGATGAGCTAATGCTTGTAAATCAAATTTACGCTTACAACATGAGCTGCGTTGATGAAAATTTATTTATATTTTTAGCAGTTTGCAACCCAGATGTCGAGGCTATCGCGGTTGAGACTGAAATTTTAAAGATCATAGATGATCTAAAGAGAAAGCCAATAGATAAAGAGGACGTTTTAAGAGTTAAAAATTTGATAAAAACTGATTTTATCTACTCATTTGAGAGCGCGAGCAAGGTGGCAAATTTATACGGCTCATACCTTGCTAGAGGCGATATAAAGCCACTTTACGAGCTTGAAAAAAATATAGATAAGATAGATGCCAAGCTTTTAAAAGAGATAGCAAATAGATATTTCAATGAAAAAACTAGCACGACAATAATCTTAAAAAAGGAATAG
- the dapA gene encoding 4-hydroxy-tetrahydrodipicolinate synthase, which translates to MTALVTPFKNQKIDEVSFEKLIKRQIKNGIDVVVPVGTTGESATLTHDEHRICIEIAVDACKGTNVKVLAGAGSNATHEAIDIAKFAQAHGAHGILSVAPYYNKPTQEGLYEHYKAIANSIEIPVLLYNVPGRVGVDILPATVFRLFKDCKNIFGIKEATGSIDRCVDLLAHEPDLVVISGEDAINYPILSYGGKGVISVTANLLPDQISQLTHLAMSEEYKKAKLINDNLYTINKTLFCESNPIPIKAAMYLAGLIDTLEYRLPLCKPSKENFKKIEEVIKNYEIKGF; encoded by the coding sequence ATGACAGCACTAGTTACGCCATTTAAAAACCAAAAAATAGACGAAGTCAGTTTTGAAAAACTGATAAAAAGACAGATAAAAAACGGTATAGACGTCGTTGTGCCAGTTGGAACAACTGGTGAGAGCGCAACTCTAACGCATGATGAGCATAGAATTTGCATCGAGATCGCAGTAGATGCATGTAAAGGCACAAATGTAAAGGTACTCGCTGGAGCTGGTAGCAACGCCACTCACGAGGCCATCGATATCGCTAAATTTGCCCAAGCTCACGGTGCTCACGGCATCCTATCAGTCGCTCCTTACTACAACAAACCAACGCAAGAAGGGCTTTACGAGCACTACAAGGCTATCGCAAATAGCATAGAAATTCCAGTGCTTCTTTACAACGTCCCAGGTAGAGTTGGCGTAGATATCTTGCCAGCAACCGTTTTTAGACTTTTTAAAGATTGTAAAAATATTTTTGGCATCAAAGAGGCAACAGGCAGCATCGATAGATGTGTCGATCTGCTAGCTCATGAGCCTGATTTGGTGGTCATCAGCGGCGAAGATGCGATAAACTACCCTATCCTATCATACGGTGGCAAGGGCGTCATCTCAGTCACTGCAAACCTCTTGCCAGATCAAATTTCACAGCTTACTCACCTTGCGATGAGCGAAGAGTATAAAAAAGCAAAACTGATAAATGACAACCTCTATACGATAAACAAAACGCTCTTTTGCGAAAGCAACCCGATACCGATCAAAGCGGCGATGTATCTAGCTGGACTGATCGACACTTTGGAGTACCGCTTGCCACTTTGCAAACCGAGCAAAGAAAATTTCAAAAAGATCGAAGAAGTTATTAAAAATTACGAAATAAAGGGATTTTAA
- a CDS encoding enoyl-ACP reductase: protein MKDTLNEFKGKTLVISGGTRGIGRAIVEEFAKAGVNIAFTYNLNEELAKEQAKELEATYKIKARAYALNILEPETYKELFLKIDEDFDRVDFFISNAIISGRAVAGGYTKFMKLKPRGINNIFTATVNAFVVGSQEAAKRMEKVGGGSIISLSSTGNLVYIENYAGHGTAKAAVEAMARYAATELGEKNIRVNVVSGGPIETDALRAFTNYEEVRDMTAKLSPLNRMGQPADLAGACLFLCSSKASWVTGHTFIIDGGTTFK from the coding sequence ATGAAGGACACACTAAACGAATTTAAAGGTAAAACGCTAGTCATCAGTGGAGGCACTAGAGGCATCGGCAGAGCAATAGTCGAAGAATTTGCAAAAGCTGGCGTAAATATCGCTTTTACCTACAACTTAAACGAGGAGCTTGCCAAAGAGCAGGCAAAAGAGCTTGAGGCTACATACAAGATAAAAGCTAGAGCCTATGCGCTAAACATCCTTGAGCCAGAAACATATAAAGAGCTATTTTTAAAGATAGATGAGGACTTTGACAGGGTTGATTTTTTCATCTCAAACGCTATCATCTCAGGTCGCGCAGTGGCTGGTGGATATACTAAATTTATGAAGCTAAAACCAAGAGGCATAAACAACATCTTCACAGCAACCGTAAATGCCTTTGTCGTGGGCTCACAAGAGGCTGCAAAACGCATGGAAAAAGTGGGTGGCGGCAGTATCATTAGCCTAAGCTCAACTGGAAATTTAGTCTATATCGAAAACTACGCAGGCCACGGCACAGCAAAAGCAGCTGTTGAAGCGATGGCAAGATACGCTGCGACCGAGCTTGGCGAGAAAAACATCCGCGTCAATGTCGTAAGCGGCGGCCCTATCGAGACAGACGCGCTAAGAGCCTTTACAAACTACGAAGAGGTGCGCGATATGACGGCAAAGCTTAGCCCGCTAAACCGCATGGGACAGCCTGCTGATCTAGCTGGAGCATGTCTATTTTTATGCTCGTCTAAGGCTAGCTGGGTGACTGGACATACATTTATAATAGATGGTGGCACGACTTTTAAATGA
- the pgsA gene encoding CDP-diacylglycerol--glycerol-3-phosphate 3-phosphatidyltransferase, with product MVARLLNESGISRHKGIFVSLNLPNSLAFFRILLAPLMFFMLVNAPGIFTQIHISWINYFAALIFVIASVTDFFDGYIARCWDQKTKLGAILDPLADKMLILAAFLGLMMLGRASAWAVYLILVREFFITGFRVVMASDGVEVAASMAGKVKTVSQMFAVGFLLMSWPGGELLLWIAVALTLYSGFEYIFAYVKAMKKS from the coding sequence ATGGTGGCACGACTTTTAAATGAGAGTGGAATTTCTAGGCATAAAGGCATATTTGTGAGCTTAAATTTACCAAATTCACTGGCATTTTTTAGGATATTGCTAGCTCCGCTTATGTTTTTTATGCTCGTAAATGCACCAGGAATTTTTACGCAAATTCATATAAGCTGGATAAACTACTTCGCAGCTCTCATCTTTGTGATCGCCTCAGTGACTGACTTTTTTGACGGTTACATCGCTAGATGCTGGGATCAAAAGACCAAGCTTGGTGCTATCCTTGACCCACTAGCTGATAAGATGCTAATTCTTGCTGCATTTTTAGGCCTTATGATGCTTGGCAGAGCGAGCGCTTGGGCTGTTTATCTTATCTTAGTAAGAGAGTTTTTCATAACTGGCTTTCGTGTCGTGATGGCAAGTGACGGCGTAGAGGTCGCGGCTTCGATGGCTGGCAAGGTTAAAACCGTTTCGCAGATGTTTGCGGTTGGATTTTTGCTGATGAGCTGGCCTGGTGGCGAGCTTTTGCTCTGGATAGCTGTCGCACTCACGCTTTATTCTGGATTTGAGTACATCTTTGCCTACGTAAAAGCGATGAAAAAGAGTTAA
- the rseP gene encoding RIP metalloprotease RseP has translation MKGILFTLALLCLGLYAYSFYFLVTVLAISFLIFFHELGHFLVARMLGVKVNTFSIGFGEKIYTKNVGGTDYCLSAIPLGGYVQLKGQDDTDPKAKNYDADSYNVLSPIKRIYILFAGPFFNFILAFFIYILLGFIGVERLAPSVGHIAEGSAAASAGITINDKILAINGVKINEWDEISKNVKLEPSSILIDRNGSQMTINLTPKIGETINLFNEKVQRPLIGIQPNGEVVKIYHTGLESLKFAFDETVEASKLIFKSFEKLVVGDVPLKEVGGIVQIADVTSKAAKISLSVLLTIVALISVNLGVLNLFPIPALDGGHILFNIYELIFRREINERVLVALTYCGWALLLGIMVLATFNDIMRLSGGL, from the coding sequence TTGAAAGGCATTCTCTTCACGCTGGCTCTGCTTTGCCTTGGGCTTTATGCGTATTCGTTTTATTTTTTAGTGACCGTTTTAGCCATTAGTTTTCTCATATTTTTCCACGAGCTTGGCCACTTTTTAGTAGCAAGAATGCTCGGCGTCAAAGTAAATACCTTTAGTATCGGCTTTGGCGAGAAAATTTACACCAAAAACGTTGGCGGCACCGACTACTGCCTAAGCGCGATCCCGCTTGGCGGATACGTGCAGCTAAAAGGGCAAGACGACACCGACCCAAAGGCCAAAAACTACGACGCTGACAGCTACAACGTGCTAAGTCCCATAAAACGCATTTACATCCTTTTTGCAGGGCCATTTTTTAACTTTATCCTAGCTTTTTTTATATACATTTTGCTTGGATTTATCGGTGTTGAGAGGCTTGCGCCAAGTGTCGGACACATAGCTGAAGGCTCGGCAGCTGCGAGCGCTGGCATAACAATAAACGATAAAATTTTAGCGATAAATGGCGTAAAAATAAACGAGTGGGACGAGATCAGCAAAAACGTAAAACTTGAACCTAGCTCCATTTTGATAGACCGCAACGGCTCGCAAATGACTATAAATTTAACACCAAAGATAGGCGAAACGATAAATTTATTTAATGAAAAGGTGCAGCGCCCACTGATCGGCATCCAGCCTAATGGCGAAGTGGTGAAAATTTATCACACAGGTTTAGAAAGTCTAAAATTTGCCTTTGACGAGACAGTTGAGGCTTCAAAGCTCATCTTTAAAAGCTTTGAAAAGCTAGTCGTTGGAGATGTACCACTAAAAGAGGTCGGCGGTATCGTGCAGATCGCCGATGTCACTTCAAAGGCCGCTAAGATCAGCCTTAGCGTGCTTCTAACCATCGTGGCGCTCATCTCTGTAAATTTAGGCGTGCTAAACCTCTTCCCTATCCCTGCGCTTGATGGCGGGCACATTTTATTTAACATTTATGAACTAATTTTTAGACGCGAGATAAATGAGCGAGTGCTTGTTGCGCTTACCTACTGCGGCTGGGCGCTGCTGCTTGGCATCATGGTGCTCGCGACCTTTAATGACATTATGAGATTAAGCGGAGGTTTATGA
- a CDS encoding YggS family pyridoxal phosphate-dependent enzyme: MMIVLKDLLEKIENLSKDVTLIAVSKNVTCTEVRELYAQGQRNFGENRVQELAKKELELQDFTDIKWHMIGRLQNNKINQMISLKPVLWQSCDSFERALEVDKRLSYKLDTLLQINSADEDTKQGVSVANAAEIYERIQSECKNINLKGVMSIGAHVDEPKEVQKSFELTYKIYESLKPRGAAICSMGMSSDYELAIKCGSNMIRLGTMLYL, translated from the coding sequence ATGATGATAGTTTTAAAAGATCTACTTGAAAAGATAGAAAATTTAAGCAAAGATGTGACGCTGATAGCCGTTAGCAAAAATGTGACATGCACTGAAGTGAGGGAGCTTTACGCACAGGGGCAGAGAAATTTTGGCGAAAACAGAGTCCAGGAGCTAGCCAAAAAAGAGCTAGAGCTGCAAGATTTCACTGACATCAAATGGCACATGATCGGCCGCTTGCAAAATAATAAAATCAATCAAATGATAAGCCTAAAACCAGTGCTTTGGCAAAGCTGTGATAGCTTCGAAAGGGCCCTAGAGGTCGATAAAAGGCTCAGCTATAAGCTAGATACTTTGCTTCAGATAAACTCGGCCGATGAAGATACAAAGCAAGGTGTCAGCGTCGCAAATGCGGCTGAAATTTATGAGCGTATCCAAAGCGAGTGCAAAAATATAAATTTAAAAGGCGTGATGAGCATCGGAGCGCATGTGGATGAGCCAAAAGAGGTGCAAAAGAGCTTTGAGCTAACATATAAAATTTACGAGAGCCTAAAGCCAAGAGGCGCAGCCATCTGCTCGATGGGCATGAGTAGTGATTACGAGCTAGCGATAAAATGTGGCTCAAATATGATCCGCCTTGGGACGATGCTATATCTATAA
- a CDS encoding tetratricopeptide repeat protein encodes MFKNFILTAVAILFISGCGRAEKIARIEQKCANNEAVWCLKLGKTYARRDINKGVMYYQKACDLGDKRGCYRLAVLLNSKSINSKKDNETIVKSLTKSCDLGTPKACFELGEYYEDDPKMQGKANELFAKSCEQRFGLACYKLADFYGEKNDAATQKSYLELACKYRYKVACEEVGEDKK; translated from the coding sequence GTGTTTAAAAATTTTATTCTAACTGCTGTTGCGATCTTGTTTATCTCGGGTTGCGGTAGAGCTGAAAAGATAGCTAGGATCGAGCAAAAATGCGCAAATAATGAAGCTGTTTGGTGTTTAAAGCTTGGTAAAACATATGCCAGAAGAGACATCAACAAAGGTGTCATGTACTATCAAAAAGCTTGCGATCTAGGCGATAAAAGGGGTTGCTATAGACTTGCAGTTTTACTAAACTCAAAATCAATCAACTCAAAAAAAGACAATGAAACGATCGTAAAATCACTAACTAAATCATGCGATCTTGGCACGCCAAAAGCTTGCTTTGAGCTTGGCGAATACTATGAAGATGACCCAAAAATGCAAGGCAAAGCAAATGAGCTGTTTGCAAAATCATGCGAGCAAAGATTTGGTCTTGCTTGCTATAAGTTAGCTGACTTTTACGGCGAGAAAAACGATGCAGCCACTCAAAAAAGCTACCTAGAGCTAGCGTGCAAATACCGCTATAAAGTAGCTTGCGAAGAAGTAGGCGAAGATAAAAAATAA
- a CDS encoding Cj0814 family flagellar-dependent secreted protein: protein MNDISILGTNVNSYTKQQHKQDRSANFSDIFNKKTKEESIELSQEPAKFNYISSSQSSLISLNFNDLQAYGYTVDKAGFMGADFNKAAGLPQDFKIHKSTLDELNRFAERNHVLNRIKSKDEQIKIFDNIDMADTIKHYYRLFDQMTSALGDDKKSYTLADIGKLPKGYSTKGTHYDAKGHLLKDISSSTISNIYSSSDELNSAKSLSKELSSAGVRLIVKEVDFTMSEASDEFSFNPDMSVYQADEGYSKEALFMGFLRSSRPLPSDSAKTKLSSAALNDISSTGEHKEYFVDFEKVGKDNESIKALIKERLKELTLLMYARSKNTSAESVTSNEYEKFKPTSEDINSLANSWSEKLDRLSKTYV, encoded by the coding sequence ATGAATGATATTAGCATCTTAGGCACAAATGTAAATTCATACACTAAGCAACAACACAAACAAGATAGATCTGCAAATTTTAGTGATATCTTTAACAAAAAGACTAAAGAAGAGAGTATCGAGCTAAGCCAAGAGCCTGCTAAATTTAACTATATCTCTTCTTCACAAAGTAGCCTCATCTCTTTAAATTTTAATGACCTTCAAGCTTATGGCTACACAGTAGATAAGGCTGGCTTTATGGGAGCTGATTTTAACAAAGCTGCAGGTTTGCCGCAAGACTTTAAAATCCATAAAAGCACGCTTGATGAACTTAATAGATTTGCCGAGCGCAACCATGTGCTAAACCGCATCAAGAGTAAGGACGAGCAGATAAAGATCTTTGACAACATTGATATGGCTGACACCATAAAGCACTACTACAGACTATTTGACCAAATGACCTCTGCTTTAGGCGATGATAAAAAGAGCTACACCCTTGCAGATATAGGCAAACTACCAAAAGGCTACAGCACAAAAGGTACTCACTATGATGCCAAAGGACACCTGCTAAAAGATATATCAAGCTCTACTATCTCAAACATCTACTCTAGCAGCGATGAGCTAAATAGCGCTAAGTCTCTTAGCAAAGAGCTATCAAGTGCAGGCGTTAGGCTCATAGTAAAAGAGGTTGATTTTACCATGAGCGAAGCAAGTGATGAGTTTAGCTTTAACCCTGATATGTCGGTATATCAAGCAGATGAAGGTTACAGTAAAGAGGCTCTTTTTATGGGATTTTTACGTAGTTCTAGACCACTACCAAGTGATAGTGCAAAGACTAAGCTAAGTAGTGCTGCCTTAAATGATATCTCAAGCACTGGAGAGCATAAAGAGTACTTTGTGGATTTTGAAAAAGTGGGTAAGGATAACGAGAGCATAAAAGCGCTCATAAAAGAAAGACTTAAAGAGCTAACGCTTTTAATGTATGCAAGATCAAAGAACACTAGTGCAGAAAGTGTCACCTCAAACGAATATGAGAAATTTAAGCCAACTAGCGAGGATATAAATTCTCTAGCAAATTCTTGGAGTGAGAAGTTAGATAGGTTGTCTAAAACATATGTATAA
- a CDS encoding C39 family peptidase yields MYKILAKILKLLFCAAVASLPLYAGFAVRSYEELRNQDVIRQNYEESCGAASLATLINTLDFKILTEKDVLEQMNKGDKKLNTDMVSFLQLKQAAAKLSYDSEGYQLDRATFEKINLPVLVKIEDDPRFPHFVVVINHQGDFITILDPSYGKYISSKDQFYNIWDKHKQGGYVLILGPKNDIHREYKLDLPIDNKALFDKL; encoded by the coding sequence ATGTATAAAATTTTAGCAAAAATTCTAAAACTACTTTTTTGCGCAGCAGTGGCATCTTTGCCACTTTATGCTGGGTTTGCTGTTAGATCATACGAGGAGCTAAGAAATCAAGATGTAATTAGGCAAAACTATGAAGAGTCTTGTGGTGCAGCATCATTAGCAACACTTATTAATACGCTTGATTTTAAAATTCTAACAGAAAAAGACGTGCTAGAGCAGATGAATAAAGGCGACAAAAAACTAAATACCGATATGGTGAGTTTTTTGCAGTTAAAGCAAGCTGCTGCTAAGCTATCCTATGACTCTGAGGGTTATCAGCTTGATCGTGCTACTTTTGAAAAGATAAACTTGCCAGTCCTGGTAAAGATAGAGGATGATCCTCGTTTTCCTCATTTTGTGGTTGTGATAAATCATCAAGGAGATTTTATAACTATCCTTGATCCAAGCTACGGCAAATATATAAGCTCAAAGGATCAGTTTTATAATATATGGGATAAACATAAGCAAGGAGGCTATGTCCTAATCCTTGGTCCAAAGAACGATATACATAGAGAATATAAGCTCGACTTGCCTATAGACAATAAAGCACTATTTGATAAACTCTAG
- a CDS encoding cell surface protein, whose translation MITSINGVNNKPIQETTIQKENIPKDTKDDEKAKIEALWYSPVGKSIKEIIDIDENEDNWVAKTISKIDNMLSKRYNTEQDRNAMSMKQPKTLEEAKDQVLIMYYDILKENSVDGKPTMMGKLIGLGTKEEEADLRAFMDSMSSLYPNENKESLSLLDRTDLSIDEFKTLFAKAREKATKDVEEQRKQIIKEEQEYNANFAKEQAEKKFKPMQVKKKYETYDINKDQKFLYARELLNFKEKRGIDVLELMQKMDKKQILNKMA comes from the coding sequence ATGATAACTAGCATAAACGGAGTTAATAACAAACCGATACAAGAAACCACTATCCAAAAAGAAAATATCCCTAAAGATACCAAAGATGATGAAAAGGCCAAAATAGAAGCTTTATGGTATAGTCCAGTTGGAAAGAGCATAAAAGAGATTATTGACATAGACGAAAATGAAGATAATTGGGTTGCAAAAACGATAAGCAAAATAGATAATATGCTTTCTAAGCGTTACAATACCGAACAAGATCGCAACGCCATGTCGATGAAACAGCCAAAAACTTTAGAAGAAGCAAAAGATCAAGTCCTTATAATGTATTATGATATATTAAAGGAAAACTCTGTTGATGGCAAGCCAACCATGATGGGCAAACTAATAGGTCTTGGCACAAAAGAAGAGGAGGCTGACCTAAGAGCTTTTATGGATAGTATGTCTTCTCTTTATCCAAATGAAAACAAGGAGTCGCTTAGTCTTTTAGATAGAACCGACCTAAGCATAGATGAATTTAAGACTTTATTTGCCAAAGCAAGAGAGAAAGCAACAAAAGATGTCGAAGAGCAAAGAAAGCAAATAATCAAAGAAGAACAAGAATACAATGCAAATTTTGCTAAAGAGCAGGCTGAGAAGAAATTTAAACCTATGCAGGTTAAAAAGAAGTATGAGACTTATGATATAAACAAGGATCAAAAATTTCTCTATGCAAGAGAGCTTTTAAATTTCAAAGAAAAAAGAGGTATAGACGTCTTAGAGCTTATGCAAAAGATGGATAAGAAGCAAATTTTAAATAAGATGGCTTGA
- a CDS encoding Cj0814 family flagellar-dependent secreted protein produces the protein MINTLGSYPLNLEQNIKVSTKVATKQTNSEVLGYKVDKDGYFTDEFNKQAGIPSDYKIHSSTLESLVRIETQSDYMQRTFDSIDILKTVNNAYKILSQVVGEDTLNSKDSFSLDEIRNFPQGFEYNRQSMQVTKIHNSIHEFGSAAADFNGKESNKQMISTLFFNPSFKGGDGRQPLKPTTDIFNNNNGGKENTVIGIFMDPHGEKYTNKDGSITKGGLIAAVINNNLDVREGETTAQGKREGYDKSIDSKEFNRAFELFELMGEMKFGPGFINATDNDIAGMPKYMQDYIRSKRDFVYIDLQSGFVSTPEDRRRGYEEDELSFKKMMEHNLKMLKLLFGEIDKDGKKSKDFMDSFLKFSMPPLNLVKELNENPAGKYLVDMFGIKRDVDIKA, from the coding sequence ATGATAAACACACTTGGTAGCTACCCATTAAATTTAGAGCAGAACATAAAGGTATCAACCAAAGTTGCCACTAAACAAACAAACTCAGAGGTTTTAGGCTACAAGGTAGATAAGGATGGCTACTTTACAGATGAGTTTAATAAGCAAGCTGGCATACCAAGCGATTATAAAATTCACTCAAGCACGCTGGAGTCGTTAGTAAGGATAGAGACGCAGTCTGACTATATGCAAAGGACTTTTGATAGCATCGACATACTAAAAACCGTAAATAATGCCTATAAAATTCTCTCCCAAGTAGTTGGCGAAGACACACTAAACTCAAAAGATAGCTTTAGCTTAGATGAGATAAGAAATTTCCCACAAGGCTTTGAGTATAACCGCCAAAGCATGCAAGTAACAAAAATTCATAACTCCATTCATGAATTTGGCTCGGCTGCGGCTGATTTTAACGGCAAAGAGTCAAATAAGCAGATGATAAGCACGCTTTTTTTCAACCCAAGCTTTAAAGGAGGAGACGGCAGACAGCCATTAAAACCAACAACTGATATCTTTAATAACAACAATGGCGGCAAAGAAAACACGGTCATTGGTATATTTATGGATCCGCATGGAGAGAAATACACTAATAAAGACGGCTCAATAACTAAAGGCGGACTTATAGCAGCCGTTATAAACAACAACCTTGATGTAAGAGAGGGCGAGACAACAGCACAAGGCAAAAGAGAAGGCTATGATAAGAGCATAGATAGTAAAGAATTTAATAGGGCTTTTGAGTTGTTTGAACTTATGGGCGAGATGAAATTTGGACCTGGCTTTATAAATGCTACTGATAACGATATAGCTGGCATGCCTAAATATATGCAAGACTACATCAGGTCTAAAAGAGACTTTGTCTATATCGACTTACAAAGTGGCTTTGTCAGCACTCCTGAAGATAGGCGTAGGGGATATGAAGAAGACGAGCTCTCATTTAAAAAGATGATGGAGCATAATCTAAAAATGCTAAAGCTTCTTTTTGGTGAGATAGATAAAGATGGTAAGAAGAGCAAAGACTTTATGGATAGCTTTTTGAAATTTAGCATGCCACCTTTAAATTTAGTAAAAGAGCTAAATGAAAACCCAGCTGGAAAATATCTAGTAGATATGTTTGGCATAAAAAGAGATGTTGATATAAAGGCGTAA